Genomic window (Sediminispirochaeta smaragdinae DSM 11293):
TCCGTGGCCCCGTAATGGCTCAAGATTCCGGCAGTTTCCCGGCTTGTGAGCCCCGGCTGAAACAGTGAATCGCCTTCAACAACAAGGACAAACAGAGAGGCGGAAGCCTTGCTGCCTCCGATACCGAAGGCGGTACGGGCGTGCCGCCGGCCATGTATGCCGATAGTATCCCCGGATTTCAATATGGGCAAATAGGTTCCGACAAGCCAGTGGGGGTGATCCGGAACGTCCCCACCGGCAGAGACTATTCCATAGCCTGTTTCATCACGAAAAAGCACGCCCCACTGCCGCTGCCTTGCCCCATACTCCCGGCCATCCACCAACCAAGAACCAATGGCCTCAAGCCTCTTCGATCCAGCCCCTCCCACGCTCACGAAGGGAGCACCGGTAAAGGCGGCAACGGCTTCGGGACGCTGGGAAAGAGCCGAACGAAAGGCCTTTGCAACATCCGTTCCATGGGGAAAGGGAGCAAGAGGAAGGACCTGGGCACCCTGCGAGGGGACTATAATCAAAAGATGGAATGGCGGAAAGCCCTTTTTCCCTTGGTAGGAAAGGTACGAAACCCCCGTTCCGAGAGATCGCGCAGAGGACAAGAGGGGCAGATCCTGCGGTAGTCCGACCTCTTTCGGCCGTCCGGAAAAGCTGGCACAGGAAGAGAGAAGCAGCAGGCACACAAGCAAGGCGGTCGTACATCCTCGCCTCATCATAGCACGCTTATCTCCTGTGCAAGCCTCTGCAAGCTAGGCCAGGCATCAAGGGACGCAGCATAACGTCCCAGCCAATCGGCAAAAACGGGAGGAAGGGCAGCGGCAGGCTCCTGTTTCTCACGAAGCATCGATTCACGATAGGCCCTAAGATCGTCGGCCCACCAAGCAGGTTCGCCATGATAGCGATCGAGCAACAGATCAACGCTCCTAAGCCTCGCATCGATATACGCCTCGGCAAGATGGCGCAGATAAAGCCGAAAAGCGGAACCCGGCAATCCTGCAATCTCTCTCAACGCCCTGACGAGCTCGCCCCTTCGTTCGGCAGCGGATTCTGCAAGCAGGCGGCCTCCGAGGTCGTCGACAATCAGAAGAAACAGTCTCCCGGGGCCAAGGTCTGAATCCCAAAGCGCCCGGCCAAAGGGAAGTTTATGCGAGGGATCATGGTAAAGGGCGACGGGAAGATGACAAAAAAGAAGATCAGGATCAAGGGCTCTGAAGATGTGGGCAAAGGATTGATCCTCGTGGCGGTCGAGAGGGAAAAAGGGAGGGGCCCCGCTGTTCGCCGCCAAGGCGAGGGTTCCTCCCTGAAGGAATGAGGAATCACTTGCAACCATGCCGTCGGCAAGCGTAAGATTGAGGCCGTTTTCCGCTATTGCCTCATAATTCTTCTTTTCAAGAAAATAATTGTCATTGCAAAAAAACCTCTGGAGAGCAGGAAAACAGGGAAAAGAAAACCAGCGGGCCCCTGCGTATCCAGCACTTATCGCACCGATGCGGACACTCCTGCATTCCAGAATCGCAGCTAAAGAAGGAGAAAGTGCTTCGAGAGACCAGTCACCCACCTTCTGGGGAGAAGAAAACAAGCGCATGGCCACTGCGGGAAGGTCATAGTCGGCAAGATGAGCCAGCCGTTCCTGTAGCGCCTCGATCGTGGGGAAGAAATTCATGTTCGGCCGAAAATCGGAAACAAAAGAAGGGGAAAGGGCCTCTGCATGTGCAGAGGTATAACAGCGGTAGAGCAGATCGTCGTCACTTATCAGCAGATGATCTCCCGCAGCAAGGAGCATGGCAAGGTTTCGATTTGCCCCAACAGTCGATAAGTCCGCCCTTTCGGCAGGGCCTTCCACAAGGAATTCCACCACCTGTCGATCGATCCCCGCCTTATCAGCCGATGCCGAAAGCCGCTCGGCAAAACGCCGCCGTTCATCCCTTCCAATATAACGAATTGTTCCCGGATAAGCTGCCCCCAAAGCCTCGGCAAGGCGTCGATTCTGCCCAGAGGCAGAGGCATCACGATTATCGTCGCATATAAGAAAAGGAATTTTTCGGTCGGCAAAGGCCGGTGAAGCGATTCGACTCTCGAGCCACGGCCGTAGCGTCTCAGGCCCCCGTGCAGTCACCACCGCCGCCGTCAGCGCTGCCTCATCTCCCGGTTCTGCAGAAACCGCTGCAGAAGGATGGTGCAAAAGCTTCTCGGGGCGCAGAAGTCCTGCGGCTATCCAACACCGAAGCCGATCGGCCACGGCAGAAACGGGAAAGCGCTCTCCGGTGCTTCGAACCAGGAAACCAATATGCTCATCCACGTTCCGGCAGCCCCGCAAGGCAAGAAAGAGCCTCGATTCGAAGGGCGAGGCCCGATACACGGAATTATCATTGAGATTGAGAAGCATTACCGTCGAAGAGGAGGCAGAAAAAGCCTTACAGTGCGCAGGAAAATAGCGATCGCTCATAAGCAGGCCCGTCCTTCCCATATCTCAGGCCAGGCACAGAGTAGCTCTCCACAGGAACCTACAAATCGTTGAAAGGCGGATTCAGCCTCGTCTCCCAGGTGATGAAATTCACGGGGACGGCTGGGTGTAGAGGCTGGAAGCTCGTCGAGATAGCGGTCAAGGAAGGATCGAAGATCCTTCGCCCAGAATCCTGGTTTTCCACCGGATTGCTCAAGATCGGCTTCAAGCCTCGCAACCATGGCCCCTTCATGCTTCAGATGAAGCTCTAAAAGGAGGTGTTTCCATTGCCGCAGCGGGAGGGATGCAGCCCCGGAAAGCCGCATGCCCAGGGCAAGAAGCCGATCGCCGGCTTCGGGAGCCTTTAGTTCATCGGAAAAGAAGGAAAGCAAACGCTGCACGACAGTTCCCGCTCCAATACCGGAACATCGGTGTTCCGACCGAAAGGGGGGATGGATTCCCCTCTTATGTTCGAAAGCAAAAGGCAGATGGGCAATGGGAGCATCGGGATAAGAAGCGCGGAGAAGAAAGGCCCATACCCCATCCTCATTCCGGATATGCGGGAAAAAGGGAGGCAGAATCTCGGAAGCATCGAAACCGTAACAAGAGGCAATGAAAAAGGGATGGGAGGTGTAGGAGAGCTCTGGAGCAAGAAGAAGGGCGACGGGATCGCTACCAGCCCTCCGATAACTGCGCCTGTTGGGCCATGCCCGCTTTCGAAGAAATGGCTGGGTATCAAAAAGCGCAAGGGGAGATGAAAACCACCGGTCCCCGCAAATGCCGGCCATGGCCGCACGAACCGGGCTATGCAGGTCCGCTGCTGCCTCGCTGTCCCCTTCCGCCATACCATCACATCGGGGCGTCCGTCCCAAAACCGAGTCGAACAATTCGAAACAGCGGACTGCACCGGAAACAAGAGGTCTCGAGACAGAATCGGGAAACGATTCTGTTCCTGAAGCGGCAAATGCAAAGGGAAGCGGTGATCCTTCTTCCATAGCAAAACGAGGCTCTCGCAGTAAAAATCGAATATCATCGTCGAAAGAGAGGACTTTTTTTCCGACAGAGGAAAGGAGAATCGCATTACGGGCGGCCCCAGGCATTGCAGGAGCATGAGGAAAGGGGAGAAGGCCGAGGGCAAAGGCTGATTGCTTCTGTGCCGGCCCTTCCGGGGAGATGGTTTCTGTCGTCCCATAGGAAAGCGCAAGACCGCTTTGGGCGGCAAAGGAGTGAACAATCGATTCGTTGACACTCCGGACAGAAGCTTCCCGGCTATCGTCGTAGACCGTGATCGGGCCTATAGGAACACCTTCCGTCTCCGCCGATAAAGAGTCGAGTGCCCCGCGTAAAACCTCGGGACGCCCGCAGGTTAGCATGGCAAGGCTCTGATGGCTATGTGACG
Coding sequences:
- a CDS encoding phosphodiester glycosidase family protein — translated: MMRRGCTTALLVCLLLLSSCASFSGRPKEVGLPQDLPLLSSARSLGTGVSYLSYQGKKGFPPFHLLIIVPSQGAQVLPLAPFPHGTDVAKAFRSALSQRPEAVAAFTGAPFVSVGGAGSKRLEAIGSWLVDGREYGARQRQWGVLFRDETGYGIVSAGGDVPDHPHWLVGTYLPILKSGDTIGIHGRRHARTAFGIGGSKASASLFVLVVEGDSLFQPGLTSRETAGILSHYGATEGINLDGGDAAAIAFIDDGGKKALHYYRGKRRRLPCYFIVLSGQG